From the Pseudomonas baltica genome, one window contains:
- the ftsZ gene encoding cell division protein FtsZ: protein MFELVDNIPQSPVIKVIGVGGGGGNAVNHMVKSNIEGVEFICANTDAQALKSIGARTILQLGTGVTKGLGAGANPEVGRQAALEDRERIAEVLAGTNMVFITTGMGGGTGTGAAPIIAEVAKEMGILTVAVVTRPFPFEGRKRMQIADEGIRMLSESVDSLITIPNEKLLTILGKDASLLSAFAKADDVLAGAVRGISDIIKRPGMINVDFADVRTVMSEMGMAMMGTGCASGPNRAREATEAAIRNPLLEDVNLQGARGILVNITAGPDLSLGEYSDVGSIIEAFASEHAMVKVGTVIDPDMRDELHVTVVATGLGAKIEKPVKIIDNTLQTMSAQSAAPAPARQELPSVNYRDLDRPTVMRNQAQAGAAAAAKLNPQDDLDYLDIPAFLRRQAD, encoded by the coding sequence ATGTTCGAACTCGTAGACAACATCCCACAAAGCCCGGTCATTAAAGTGATCGGCGTTGGTGGTGGCGGCGGCAACGCGGTCAATCACATGGTCAAGAGCAACATCGAAGGCGTCGAGTTCATCTGCGCCAACACCGATGCTCAAGCCCTGAAAAGCATTGGTGCACGCACCATTCTGCAACTGGGTACCGGCGTCACCAAGGGCCTGGGCGCAGGCGCCAACCCGGAAGTCGGTCGTCAGGCCGCTCTCGAAGATCGCGAGCGCATCGCTGAAGTGCTGGCGGGCACCAACATGGTTTTCATCACCACCGGCATGGGTGGCGGTACCGGTACCGGTGCGGCCCCGATCATTGCCGAAGTGGCGAAGGAAATGGGCATCCTGACCGTTGCGGTGGTCACGCGTCCGTTCCCGTTCGAAGGCCGCAAGCGCATGCAGATCGCCGACGAAGGCATCCGTATGCTGTCGGAAAGCGTCGATTCGCTGATCACCATCCCGAACGAGAAACTGCTGACCATCCTCGGCAAGGACGCCAGCCTGCTGTCGGCTTTCGCCAAGGCCGACGACGTGCTGGCCGGTGCCGTTCGCGGTATCTCGGACATCATCAAGCGTCCGGGCATGATCAACGTCGACTTCGCCGACGTGCGTACCGTGATGAGCGAGATGGGCATGGCGATGATGGGCACTGGCTGCGCCAGCGGTCCTAATCGTGCACGTGAAGCCACCGAGGCGGCGATTCGCAACCCGCTGCTCGAGGACGTCAACCTGCAAGGTGCTCGCGGTATCCTGGTGAACATCACCGCAGGTCCCGACCTGTCGCTGGGCGAGTACTCGGATGTCGGTAGCATCATCGAAGCGTTCGCCTCCGAACACGCGATGGTCAAGGTCGGCACCGTGATCGATCCCGATATGCGCGACGAGCTGCACGTGACTGTAGTCGCGACGGGCCTGGGCGCGAAAATCGAGAAGCCGGTGAAGATCATCGACAACACCTTGCAGACCATGTCCGCACAGTCCGCCGCTCCAGCGCCTGCCCGTCAGGAACTGCCATCGGTGAACTACCGTGACCTGGATCGTCCGACCGTCATGCGCAATCAGGCTCAGGCCGGTGCCGCTGCGGCCGCGAAGCTGAATCCGCAAGATGATCTGGATTATCTGGACATCCCGGCCTTCCTGCGTCGCCAGGCCGATTAA
- the ftsA gene encoding cell division protein FtsA yields the protein MANVQSGKMIVGLDIGTSKVVALVGEVAADGTLDIVGIGTHPSRGLKKGVVVNIESTVQSIQRAIEEAQLMAGCRIHSAFVGVAGNHIRSLNSHGIVAIRDREVSMADLERVLDAAQAVAIPADQRVLHTLPQDYVIDNQEGVREPLGMSGVRLEAKVHVVTCAVNAAQNIEKCVRRCGLEIDDIILEQLASAYSVLTDDEKELGVCLVDIGGGTTDIAIFTEGAIRHTAVIPIAGDQVTNDIAMALRTPTQYAEEIKIRYACALAKLAGAGETIKVPSVGDRPPRELSRQALAEVVEPRYDELFTLIHAELRRSGYEDLIPAGIVLTGGTSKMEGATELAEEIFHMPVRLGVPHTVRGLGDVIRNPIYSTAVGLLMYGLQKQSDGVNLSGISSSSNSGYGEEEKAPVLERLKRWVQGNF from the coding sequence ATGGCAAACGTGCAAAGCGGCAAAATGATCGTCGGTCTGGATATCGGCACCTCCAAGGTGGTGGCGCTGGTAGGCGAAGTCGCGGCCGACGGCACCCTGGATATCGTCGGGATCGGTACCCATCCTTCCCGCGGCCTGAAGAAGGGCGTGGTGGTCAATATCGAGTCCACAGTGCAGTCGATCCAGCGCGCCATCGAAGAAGCGCAGCTGATGGCCGGTTGCCGGATTCACTCGGCCTTCGTCGGTGTGGCGGGCAATCATATCCGCAGCCTCAACTCCCACGGTATCGTCGCCATTCGCGATCGCGAAGTGAGCATGGCCGACCTTGAGCGCGTCCTCGACGCCGCCCAGGCCGTCGCCATTCCCGCCGATCAGCGCGTGCTGCACACGCTGCCGCAGGATTACGTGATCGACAACCAGGAAGGCGTCCGCGAGCCACTGGGCATGTCGGGCGTGCGCCTGGAAGCCAAGGTCCACGTGGTGACCTGCGCAGTCAACGCCGCGCAGAACATCGAGAAGTGCGTGCGTCGCTGTGGTCTGGAAATCGACGACATCATCCTCGAGCAGCTGGCCTCGGCCTATTCGGTATTGACCGATGACGAGAAAGAGCTGGGCGTGTGCCTGGTGGACATCGGCGGCGGTACAACCGACATCGCGATTTTCACCGAAGGCGCCATCCGCCACACGGCAGTGATCCCGATCGCCGGCGATCAGGTCACCAACGACATCGCCATGGCCCTGCGCACGCCGACCCAGTATGCCGAAGAGATCAAGATCCGTTACGCCTGCGCCCTGGCCAAGCTGGCCGGTGCCGGCGAAACCATCAAAGTGCCGAGCGTTGGCGATCGTCCACCGCGCGAGCTGTCCCGTCAGGCCTTGGCCGAAGTGGTCGAGCCGCGCTACGACGAGCTGTTCACCCTGATCCATGCCGAACTGCGTCGCAGCGGCTACGAAGACCTGATCCCGGCCGGCATCGTGCTGACCGGCGGCACTTCGAAAATGGAAGGGGCCACGGAGCTGGCCGAAGAAATTTTCCACATGCCGGTACGCCTCGGTGTACCGCACACGGTGCGCGGCCTCGGTGACGTGATCCGCAATCCGATCTATTCCACAGCAGTGGGTTTGTTGATGTATGGCCTGCAGAAGCAGTCCGATGGCGTCAACCTGTCCGGAATCAGCAGTAGCAGCAACAGCGGTTATGGCGAAGAAGAGAAAGCCCCAGTGCTAGAGCGGTTGAAGCGGTGGGTGCAGGGCAATTTCTAG
- a CDS encoding cell division protein FtsQ/DivIB — MQGASIRHQIPAPSRKPVPRGASRMVAKEPMSVRLPKANFGFLKMLMWPILLVALGYGTYIGAQRLMPYADRPITKVAVQGDLSYISQQAVQQRIAPYIAASFFTIDLASMRTELEKMPWIAHAEVRRVWPDQVVIRLEEQLPVARWGDSALLNNQGEAFAPRELANYEHLPQLYGPQRAQQQVMQQYQVLSQMLRPLGFSVARLELRERGSWFLTTGAGSAGPGIELLLGRDHLIEKMRRFIVIYDKTLKEQITNIASIDLRYANGLAVSWREPIAPTGEKPAVAKN, encoded by the coding sequence ATGCAGGGCGCATCGATTCGTCACCAGATTCCCGCTCCGAGCCGCAAGCCGGTGCCCCGTGGCGCCAGTCGTATGGTGGCCAAGGAGCCGATGTCGGTGCGCCTGCCGAAGGCCAATTTCGGCTTTCTGAAAATGCTCATGTGGCCAATATTGCTGGTGGCGCTGGGCTATGGCACCTACATCGGTGCCCAGCGCCTGATGCCTTATGCCGACCGCCCGATTACCAAGGTCGCGGTGCAGGGCGACCTCAGCTACATCAGCCAGCAGGCGGTGCAGCAGCGCATTGCGCCCTACATCGCTGCGAGCTTTTTCACCATCGATCTGGCGAGCATGCGCACGGAACTGGAGAAAATGCCCTGGATCGCCCACGCCGAAGTGCGTCGGGTGTGGCCCGATCAGGTGGTGATCCGCCTTGAAGAACAGCTGCCAGTCGCGCGTTGGGGTGACAGCGCCCTGTTGAACAACCAGGGTGAAGCCTTCGCCCCGCGCGAGCTGGCCAACTATGAGCACCTGCCGCAGCTGTACGGCCCGCAGCGTGCTCAGCAACAAGTCATGCAGCAGTATCAAGTGTTGAGTCAGATGTTGCGGCCGCTGGGCTTCTCCGTCGCCAGGCTCGAATTGCGTGAACGCGGCAGCTGGTTCCTGACCACCGGTGCTGGCAGCGCCGGGCCGGGCATCGAATTGCTGCTAGGGCGGGATCACCTGATCGAGAAGATGCGTCGCTTTATCGTCATTTACGACAAGACGCTCAAAGAACAGATTACGAATATTGCGAGCATCGACCTGCGTTATGCCAACGGCCTGGCCGTCAGCTGGCGCGAACCGATTGCCCCGACCGGGGAAAAACCCGCGGTCGCGAAGAATTAA
- a CDS encoding D-alanine--D-alanine ligase, which produces MTVSAYSSLFSTIAPKDFGRVAVLYGGKSAEREVSLKSGAQVLGALQSAGVDVFGIDVGDDLLEILQREKIDLAFIILHGRGGEDGSMQGLLECLDIPYTGSGILASALAMDKLRTKQVWKSLGLPTPHHAVLASEADCILAGRELGFPLIVKPAHEGSSIGMAKVNGVEELIAAWKDASTYDSQVLVEQWITGPEFTIATLRDQVLPPIALGTPHSFYDYDAKYVANDTQYRIPCGLDPVKEQELIELTARACEAIGIAGWGRVDVMQDTDGQFWLLEVNTTPGMTDHSLVPMAARAAGLDFQQLVLAILAASIPVRG; this is translated from the coding sequence ATGACCGTTAGCGCCTACTCCTCTCTGTTTTCCACTATCGCGCCGAAGGACTTCGGTCGCGTGGCGGTGCTGTACGGCGGCAAAAGCGCTGAACGGGAAGTGTCGCTCAAATCCGGTGCGCAAGTACTGGGTGCGTTGCAGAGCGCCGGTGTTGACGTGTTCGGTATCGATGTAGGCGACGACCTGCTCGAGATTCTGCAACGCGAAAAGATCGATCTGGCGTTCATCATCCTCCACGGCCGTGGCGGCGAAGACGGCAGCATGCAGGGCCTGCTCGAATGCCTGGACATCCCTTACACCGGCAGCGGCATCCTCGCCTCGGCGTTGGCCATGGACAAACTGCGCACCAAGCAAGTGTGGAAGAGCCTCGGTTTGCCGACCCCTCATCACGCCGTGCTGGCCAGCGAGGCCGACTGTATTTTGGCGGGCAGGGAACTGGGCTTCCCTTTGATCGTCAAACCGGCCCATGAAGGTTCCAGTATCGGTATGGCCAAGGTGAACGGCGTCGAAGAATTGATCGCCGCCTGGAAGGACGCCAGTACCTACGATTCGCAAGTGTTGGTCGAACAATGGATCACCGGTCCCGAGTTCACTATCGCGACCCTGCGCGATCAGGTTTTGCCGCCGATCGCCCTCGGCACCCCGCACTCGTTCTATGACTACGACGCCAAGTACGTGGCCAACGATACCCAGTATCGGATCCCGTGCGGCCTCGACCCGGTCAAGGAGCAAGAGCTCATCGAACTCACCGCCCGCGCCTGCGAAGCCATCGGCATCGCCGGCTGGGGCCGCGTGGACGTTATGCAGGACACCGACGGCCAGTTCTGGCTGCTGGAAGTGAACACGACCCCAGGCATGACCGATCACAGCCTGGTCCCCATGGCAGCACGCGCGGCCGGTCTCGATTTCCAGCAGTTGGTGCTGGCGATCCTGGCCGCCAGTATTCCGGTACGAGGGTAA
- the murC gene encoding UDP-N-acetylmuramate--L-alanine ligase, whose amino-acid sequence MVENQKGIPQPEMRRIRRIHFVGIGGVGMCGIAEVLLNLGYSVSGSDLKASPVTERLKSFGAEIFIGHRAENAAVADVLVVSSAINPSNPEVATALERRIPVVPRAEMLAELMRYRHGIAVAGTHGKTTTTSLIASVFAAGGLDPTFVIGGRLNAAGTNAQLGTSRYLIAEADESDASFLHLQPLVAVVTNIDADHMDTYEGDFNKLKKTFVEFLHNLPFYGLAVVCLDDPVVREILPQIARPTVTYGVCEEADVRAINIRQDGMLTHFTVLRRDREPLNVSVNMPGLHNVLNALATIAIASDEGVSDEAIVQGLSGFQGVGRRFQIYGELPVEGGSVMLVDDYGHHPREVAAVINAVRGGWPERRLVMVYQPHRYTRTRDLYDDFVQVLGETNVLLLMEVYPAGEEPIQGADSRQMCHSIRQRGQLDPIYIERGVELAPLVKPLLRPGDILLCQGAGDIGALAPQLLKSPLFAGAVAGPGKLK is encoded by the coding sequence ATGGTTGAAAACCAGAAAGGCATCCCACAGCCAGAAATGCGCCGTATCCGCCGTATCCACTTCGTCGGTATTGGCGGCGTGGGCATGTGCGGTATCGCCGAAGTGTTGCTCAACCTTGGCTACAGCGTGTCCGGCTCCGACCTCAAGGCCTCGCCGGTTACCGAGCGGCTCAAGTCCTTCGGCGCCGAAATCTTCATCGGCCACCGCGCCGAGAACGCCGCTGTGGCTGACGTGCTGGTGGTGTCCAGCGCCATCAACCCCAGCAACCCCGAAGTCGCCACCGCCCTGGAGCGTCGCATTCCAGTGGTGCCGCGCGCCGAGATGCTCGCCGAACTGATGCGCTATCGCCACGGTATCGCCGTGGCCGGCACCCATGGCAAGACCACCACTACCAGCCTGATCGCCTCGGTGTTCGCCGCCGGTGGCCTGGATCCGACCTTCGTCATTGGTGGCCGTCTGAACGCTGCGGGCACCAACGCACAGTTAGGCACCAGCCGCTACCTGATCGCCGAAGCCGACGAGAGCGACGCCAGCTTCTTGCATCTGCAGCCCTTGGTCGCCGTGGTCACCAACATCGACGCCGATCACATGGACACCTACGAGGGTGACTTCAACAAGTTGAAGAAAACCTTCGTCGAGTTCCTCCACAACCTGCCGTTCTACGGTTTGGCCGTGGTGTGCCTGGATGATCCGGTGGTGCGCGAGATTCTGCCGCAGATCGCTCGGCCGACCGTGACCTATGGCGTCTGCGAAGAAGCCGACGTGCGCGCGATCAATATTCGCCAGGACGGCATGCTCACCCACTTCACCGTGCTGCGCCGCGACCGCGAGCCGCTCAATGTGTCGGTGAACATGCCGGGCCTGCACAACGTGCTGAACGCCTTGGCGACCATCGCCATCGCCTCCGACGAGGGCGTCAGCGATGAAGCCATCGTCCAGGGCCTGTCGGGCTTCCAGGGCGTCGGCCGGCGTTTTCAGATTTACGGCGAACTGCCCGTCGAGGGCGGCAGCGTGATGCTGGTGGACGACTACGGTCATCATCCCCGTGAAGTGGCCGCAGTCATCAACGCCGTGCGCGGCGGCTGGCCCGAGCGCCGCCTGGTGATGGTCTATCAGCCACACCGTTACACCCGAACCCGCGACCTGTACGACGATTTCGTCCAGGTGCTGGGCGAGACCAATGTGCTGCTGTTGATGGAAGTCTATCCCGCCGGCGAAGAGCCGATTCAGGGCGCGGACAGCCGTCAGATGTGCCACAGCATCCGTCAGCGCGGCCAATTGGACCCGATCTACATCGAGCGTGGCGTCGAACTGGCGCCGCTGGTCAAGCCGCTGCTGCGTCCCGGCGACATCCTGCTGTGTCAGGGTGCTGGCGATATTGGCGCCTTGGCGCCGCAATTACTTAAAAGTCCGTTGTTCGCCGGCGCCGTTGCCGGTCCAGGAAAGTTGAAATGA
- the murG gene encoding undecaprenyldiphospho-muramoylpentapeptide beta-N-acetylglucosaminyltransferase, whose amino-acid sequence MAGNVLIMAGGTGGHVFPALACAREFQARGYSVHWLGTPRGIENDLVPQAGLPLHLINVAGLRGKGIKSLLKAPFVLCNALLQARRVVRQIRPVCVLGFGGYVTGPGGLAARLAGVPVIVHEQNAVAGTANRLLVPFASRVCEAFPNTFGASSKRRTTGNPVRPELFLETPRQSLAGRKPRLLITGGSLGSEPLNKLLPAALALVPAEFRPEVFHQAGKKHDQVTLERYQAAGVEAQVAPFIQDMAQAYGWADMMVCRSGALTVSELAAAGLPSFLVPLPHAIDDHQTRNAEYLAREGAAFLMPQATTGAAQLAERLKEVLMQPEKLNQMAATARRLAKPDATRNVVDVCLEVAHG is encoded by the coding sequence ATGGCCGGTAACGTGCTGATCATGGCCGGCGGCACCGGCGGGCACGTGTTCCCGGCCCTGGCCTGCGCGCGCGAGTTCCAGGCTCGTGGCTACAGCGTGCACTGGCTGGGAACCCCGCGCGGGATCGAGAACGACCTGGTCCCCCAGGCGGGTTTGCCGTTGCATTTGATCAACGTTGCCGGGCTGCGGGGCAAAGGTATCAAGTCGCTGCTCAAAGCGCCGTTCGTATTATGCAACGCGCTGTTGCAGGCGCGCCGTGTGGTGCGCCAGATCAGGCCGGTGTGCGTGCTCGGCTTTGGTGGCTACGTGACCGGCCCCGGCGGCCTGGCTGCGCGCCTGGCCGGCGTACCGGTGATCGTGCACGAGCAGAACGCCGTGGCCGGTACTGCCAATCGCCTGTTGGTGCCGTTTGCCAGCCGCGTCTGTGAAGCGTTCCCGAACACCTTCGGGGCGTCCAGCAAGCGCCGCACCACGGGTAATCCGGTGCGCCCTGAGCTGTTCCTCGAAACCCCTCGCCAGAGCCTCGCCGGGCGCAAGCCGCGCTTGCTGATCACGGGCGGCAGCCTCGGCTCCGAGCCGTTGAACAAGTTGCTGCCCGCCGCTTTGGCCCTGGTGCCCGCCGAATTTCGCCCAGAAGTCTTTCATCAGGCCGGCAAGAAACATGACCAAGTGACCCTTGAGCGTTACCAGGCTGCGGGTGTCGAGGCGCAGGTCGCGCCTTTCATCCAGGACATGGCCCAGGCCTATGGCTGGGCCGACATGATGGTCTGCCGCTCCGGTGCGCTGACCGTCAGCGAGCTGGCGGCGGCCGGGCTGCCGTCGTTCCTGGTGCCGTTGCCCCACGCGATCGACGACCACCAGACTCGCAATGCCGAATATCTGGCCCGTGAAGGCGCTGCCTTCCTCATGCCACAAGCGACAACCGGCGCGGCCCAACTGGCCGAGCGCCTGAAAGAGGTTTTGATGCAACCCGAGAAACTCAACCAAATGGCCGCCACCGCGCGCCGTCTGGCGAAACCCGATGCCACCCGTAATGTCGTCGATGTCTGCCTGGAGGTGGCCCATGGTTGA
- the ftsW gene encoding putative lipid II flippase FtsW, protein MIFGVIKPYPSPLISGRGIDIDFPMLVGCLALLGLGLVMITSASSEVAAAQSGNPLYHMIRHLIYLAIGLGACIVTMMVPIATWQRLGWWMLVGAFGLLVAVLLPGIGREVNGSMRWIGFSFFNVQPSEIAKVFVVIFLAGYLVRRQQEVRDSWMGFFKPFFVLLPMAGLLLMEPDFGATVVMMGAAAAMLFLGGVGLFRFALMVVLAVASVILLVKAQPYRMARLVTFTDPWSDQFGSGYQLTQALIAFGRGEWFGVGLGNSVQKQFYLPEAHTDFVFSVLAEELGVVGSLCTVALFVFVCIRGMYIGIWAERAKHYFAAYMAYGLSFLWIGQFLINIGVNVGLLPTKGLTLPFLSYGGSSLVICCMCLGLLLRIEWESRAALGSEETEFSEDDFAEEPAHGR, encoded by the coding sequence ATGATTTTCGGTGTGATCAAGCCTTATCCGTCACCGCTGATCAGCGGCCGCGGTATCGATATCGATTTCCCCATGCTGGTCGGCTGCCTGGCGTTGCTGGGCCTGGGCCTGGTGATGATCACGTCGGCTTCGTCGGAAGTAGCCGCGGCGCAGTCCGGCAATCCGCTGTATCACATGATTCGCCACCTGATCTATCTGGCCATCGGCCTGGGGGCGTGCATCGTCACCATGATGGTGCCGATCGCCACCTGGCAGCGGCTGGGCTGGTGGATGCTGGTGGGTGCGTTCGGTCTGCTGGTGGCTGTGCTGCTGCCGGGCATCGGCCGCGAGGTCAACGGCTCGATGCGCTGGATCGGCTTCAGTTTTTTCAACGTGCAGCCTTCGGAAATCGCCAAGGTGTTCGTGGTGATCTTCCTTGCCGGTTATCTGGTACGCCGTCAGCAAGAGGTTCGCGACAGTTGGATGGGCTTTTTCAAGCCGTTCTTCGTGTTGCTGCCGATGGCAGGCCTGTTGCTGATGGAGCCGGACTTCGGCGCAACCGTGGTGATGATGGGCGCCGCGGCGGCCATGCTGTTCCTCGGGGGTGTCGGGCTGTTCCGCTTCGCGCTGATGGTGGTGTTGGCGGTGGCTTCGGTCATTCTGCTGGTCAAGGCGCAGCCTTATCGGATGGCGCGTTTGGTGACCTTTACCGATCCGTGGTCCGATCAGTTCGGTTCCGGCTACCAGTTGACCCAGGCGTTGATCGCGTTCGGGCGTGGCGAATGGTTCGGCGTCGGCCTGGGCAACAGTGTGCAGAAGCAATTCTATCTGCCGGAAGCGCACACCGACTTCGTGTTCTCGGTACTGGCCGAAGAGCTGGGCGTCGTGGGCTCGCTGTGCACCGTGGCGCTGTTCGTGTTCGTGTGTATTCGCGGCATGTACATCGGCATATGGGCGGAGCGCGCCAAACATTATTTCGCCGCGTACATGGCCTATGGTTTGTCGTTCCTGTGGATCGGACAGTTCTTGATCAACATTGGCGTGAACGTCGGCCTGCTGCCGACCAAGGGCCTGACCCTGCCATTCCTCAGTTACGGCGGCAGCTCGTTGGTGATCTGCTGCATGTGCCTGGGCTTGCTGTTGCGCATCGAGTGGGAAAGCCGTGCGGCGCTGGGCAGTGAAGAAACCGAATTCAGCGAAGACGATTTCGCCGAGGAGCCTGCCCATGGCCGGTAA
- the murD gene encoding UDP-N-acetylmuramoyl-L-alanine--D-glutamate ligase, whose protein sequence is MSLIASDQFRIVVGLGKSGMSLVRFLANRGVSFAVADTRENPPELATLRRDYPHVDVRCGELDVEFLCRASELYVSPGLALATPALQQAAARGVTLSGDIELFARNAKAPIVAISGSNAKSTVTTLVGDMARASGKRVAVGGNLGTPALDLLADNVDLYVMELSSFQLETTHHLGAEVATVLNVSEDHMDRYSGLPAYHLAKHRIFRGARQVVVNRQDALSRPLLTEGQPCWTFGLNRPDFKGFGLIEENAEKHLAFEFKTLMPVSELKIRGAHNYANALAALALGHAVGLPFAAMLHTLREFGGLEHRCQWLRERAGVSYYNDSKATNVGAALAAIEGLGSDIDGKLVLIAGGDGKGADFKPLAAPVAAHCRAVVLLGRDAEQIAAVLGDRVPLVRVQSLEDAVLRSAELAQPGDAVLLSPACASLDMFKNYEERGHLFARAVEALS, encoded by the coding sequence GTGTCTCTGATCGCTTCTGACCAATTCCGCATCGTTGTCGGCCTCGGCAAGAGCGGCATGTCCCTGGTTCGCTTCCTGGCGAATCGGGGCGTGTCCTTTGCCGTGGCCGATACGCGCGAGAATCCGCCAGAACTCGCGACCTTGCGCCGTGACTACCCGCACGTCGATGTGCGTTGTGGCGAGCTGGACGTCGAATTTCTTTGCCGCGCGTCCGAGCTCTACGTGAGCCCGGGCCTGGCGCTGGCGACCCCGGCCTTGCAGCAAGCGGCAGCCCGTGGCGTCACCCTGTCGGGCGACATCGAGCTGTTTGCGCGCAATGCCAAGGCGCCGATCGTGGCAATCAGCGGCTCCAACGCCAAGAGCACCGTGACCACCCTGGTGGGTGACATGGCGCGGGCCTCGGGCAAACGCGTCGCGGTGGGCGGCAATCTCGGCACCCCAGCGCTCGACCTGCTCGCCGACAACGTCGATCTATACGTGATGGAGCTGTCCAGCTTTCAGTTGGAAACCACCCATCATCTGGGCGCCGAAGTGGCGACCGTGCTCAATGTCAGTGAAGACCACATGGATCGCTACAGCGGGCTACCGGCCTATCACCTGGCCAAGCACCGGATCTTCCGCGGCGCCCGCCAGGTGGTGGTCAACCGCCAGGACGCGCTGTCGCGGCCATTGCTGACCGAAGGCCAGCCGTGCTGGACCTTCGGCCTCAATCGTCCGGACTTCAAGGGCTTCGGCCTGATCGAAGAAAACGCCGAGAAGCACTTGGCGTTCGAGTTCAAGACCCTGATGCCCGTCAGTGAATTGAAGATCCGTGGCGCACATAACTACGCCAACGCTCTGGCTGCGCTGGCGCTGGGGCACGCGGTCGGCTTGCCGTTCGCCGCCATGCTGCACACCTTGCGCGAGTTCGGCGGCCTGGAGCATCGCTGCCAATGGCTGCGCGAGCGTGCAGGGGTAAGCTATTACAACGATTCCAAGGCCACCAATGTCGGTGCCGCGCTGGCGGCCATCGAAGGCCTGGGCAGCGACATCGACGGCAAGCTGGTGCTGATCGCCGGCGGTGATGGCAAAGGGGCGGACTTCAAGCCCCTGGCCGCGCCGGTTGCCGCTCATTGCCGTGCGGTCGTGCTGCTGGGCCGCGATGCCGAGCAGATCGCCGCCGTGCTGGGCGACCGCGTGCCGCTGGTGCGCGTGCAATCGCTGGAGGACGCCGTGCTGCGCAGCGCCGAACTGGCCCAGCCCGGCGATGCCGTGTTGCTGTCGCCGGCCTGCGCGAGCCTCGATATGTTCAAGAACTATGAAGAGCGCGGACATTTGTTCGCCCGCGCCGTGGAGGCTTTGTCATGA
- the mraY gene encoding phospho-N-acetylmuramoyl-pentapeptide-transferase, producing MLLLLAEYLQQFYKGFAVFQYLTLRGILGVLTALALALFLGPWMIRTLQMRQIGQSVRNDGPQSHLSKSGTPTMGGALILSAIGVSTLLWADLSNRYVWTVLIVTFLFGAIGWVDDYRKVIEKNSRGLPSRWKYFWQSVFGLGAAVFLYMTAPGSNETTLIIPMLKDASIHLGLGFIVLTYFVIVGSSNAVNLTDGLDGLAILPTVMVGGALGIFCYLSGNIKFADYLLIPYVPGAGELIVFCGALIGAGLGFLWFNTYPAQVFMGDVGALALGAALGTIAVVVRQEIVLFIMGGVFVMETLSVVIQVASFKLTGRRVFRMAPIHHHFELKGWPEPRVIVRFWIITVILVLIGLATLKLR from the coding sequence ATGCTGCTGCTGTTGGCCGAGTATCTGCAACAGTTCTACAAAGGCTTCGCGGTCTTTCAATACCTGACCCTGCGCGGGATTCTGGGTGTGTTGACCGCGTTGGCGCTCGCCCTGTTTCTGGGCCCATGGATGATCCGTACCCTGCAGATGCGCCAGATTGGTCAATCGGTGCGTAACGATGGTCCGCAATCGCACCTGTCCAAGTCGGGCACCCCGACCATGGGCGGCGCGCTGATCCTCTCGGCGATCGGTGTCAGCACCTTGCTGTGGGCCGACCTGAGCAATCGCTATGTCTGGACCGTGTTGATCGTCACCTTCCTGTTCGGCGCGATCGGCTGGGTGGATGATTATCGCAAGGTCATCGAGAAAAACTCCCGCGGGTTGCCAAGCCGCTGGAAGTACTTCTGGCAGTCGGTTTTCGGCCTGGGCGCGGCGGTCTTCCTTTATATGACGGCGCCGGGCAGCAACGAAACCACGCTGATCATCCCGATGCTCAAGGACGCCAGCATTCATCTGGGCCTGGGCTTCATCGTGCTGACCTACTTCGTGATCGTCGGCTCCAGCAACGCGGTCAACCTTACCGACGGCCTCGACGGCCTGGCGATTCTGCCCACGGTCATGGTCGGCGGCGCGCTGGGCATCTTCTGCTACCTGTCGGGCAACATCAAATTCGCCGATTACCTGCTGATTCCCTATGTACCGGGGGCTGGCGAGCTGATCGTGTTCTGCGGCGCGCTGATCGGTGCGGGGCTGGGCTTCCTGTGGTTCAACACCTATCCCGCGCAAGTATTCATGGGTGACGTCGGCGCGCTGGCGCTGGGCGCGGCCCTCGGCACCATCGCCGTGGTGGTGCGTCAGGAAATCGTGCTGTTCATCATGGGCGGGGTGTTCGTGATGGAGACCTTGTCGGTTGTCATCCAGGTGGCGTCGTTCAAGTTGACCGGCCGCCGGGTGTTCCGCATGGCGCCGATCCATCACCATTTCGAACTCAAGGGTTGGCCTGAACCACGGGTCATCGTCCGATTCTGGATCATCACCGTGATTCTGGTGTTGATCGGCCTTGCCACCCTGAAATTGAGGTAG